The genomic stretch CatatgctgcttctctctccaCTAGTGAAGGACTGTTAGatatgctgcttctctctccgcTAGTGGAGGACTGTTAGATGTGCTGCTTCTCTCTCCGCTAGTGGAGGACTGTTGGatatgctgcttctctctccaCTAGTGGAGGACTGTTGGatatgctgcttctctctccgcTAGTGGAGGACTGTTAGatatgctgcttctctctccgcTAGTGGAGGACTGTTAGatatgctgcttctctctccgcTAGTGGAGGACTGTTAGatatgctgcttctctctccgcTAGTGGAGGACTGTTAGatatgctgcttctctctccgcTAGTGGAGGACTGTTAGatatgctgcttctctctccgcTAGTGGAGGACTGTTGGATATTCTGCTTCTCTCTCCGCTAGTGGAGGACTGTTGGatatgctgcttctctctccgcTAGTGGAGGACTGTTGGatatgctgcttctctctccgcTAGTGGAGGACTGTTGGatatgctgcttctctctccgcTAATGGAGGACTGTTGGatatgctgcttctctctccgcTAGTGGAGGACTGTTGGatatgctgcttctctctctgctagTGGAGGACTGTTAGatatgctgcttctctctctgctagTGGAGGACTGTTAGatatgctgcttctctctctgctagTGGAGGACTGTTAGatatgctgcttctctctctgctagTGGAGGACTGTTAGatatgctgcttctctctctgctagTGGAGGACTGTTGGatatgctgcttctctctccgcTAGTGGAGGACTGTTGGatatgctgcttctctctccgcTAGTGGAGGACTGTTGGatatgctgcttctctctccgcTAGTGGAGGACTGTTAGatatgctgcttctctctccgcTAGTGGAGAACTGTTAGatatgctgcttctctctccgcTAGTGGAGGACTGTTAGATGTGCTGCTTCTCTCTCCGCTAGTGGAGGACTGTTGGatatgctgcttctctctccgcTAGTGGAGGACTGTTAGatatgctgcttctctctccgcTAGTGGAGGACTGTTGGatatgctgcttctctctccgcTAGTGGAGGACTGTTGGatatgctgcttctctctccgcTAGTGGAGGGAGGACTGTTAGatatgctgcttctctctccgcTAGTGGAGGGAGGACTGTTAGatatgctgcttctctctccgcTAGTGGAGGGAGGACTGTTGGatatgctgcttctctctccgcTAGTGGAGGGAGGACTGTTGGatatgctgcttctctctccgcTAGTGGAGGACTGTTGGatatgctgcttctctctccgcTAGTGGAGGGAGGACTGTTAGatatgctgcttctctctccgcTAGTGGAGGGAGGACTGTTAGatatgctgcttctctctccgcTAGTGGAGGGAGGACTGTTAGatatgctgcttctctctccaCTAGTGGAGGACTGTTAGatatgctgcttctctctccgcTAGTGGAGAACTGTTAGATTAGGGTGCGTCTCCTCAATTCACTAAGGCCCTTCGACACCGTACTGCTCATGTCTGGCCCCATGTTGTTATGCCCAGAACCAGCCAGCCTTGACTGGAGGCTCTAGTGTGTGTCAGAGTCAAGTCCACATTGTACTCTTCTGACTCCCTTTTTCTCCTTAATTAGCATTGTTGggcctctctcgttctctctctctctctctctcgctctctctcgctctctctctctctctctctctcgctctctctctcgctctctctctcgctctctctctctctcgctctctctctcgctctctctctcgctctctctctctcgctcgctcgctcgctctcggtTGTTGTTCCTGGTACTGCTCCCAGCTATGTTATTACAAAGTATCAGACACCAAAACAAGTAATAAAGGTGGCTCTACATTATGTTGCTTTATCACCTTGTAATCGTTGTGGAATATTGATGATCTATCCATCTTtcttgtctctccatctctcctccaggcCCACAGTTATTTAGACTATCTATCAACCATCCAGCTCTTCTCTCcatccgtctctctttctctcagactAACAGCATTGTATTTTACTGTGTCTGATCGTTATTGTGGAATGTTGATGCTTAATCTCTTttcctctatccttctctccctttccttctgtctctctctccctttccttctgtctctctctccctttccttttctctctctccctttccttctgtctctctctccctttccttctgtctctctctccctttccttctgtctctctctccctttccttctgtctctctctccctttccttctgtctctctctccctttccttctgtctctctctccctttccttctgtctctctctccctttccttctgtctctctctccctttccttctgtctctctctccctttccttctgtctctctctccctttccttctgtctctctctccctttccttctgtctctccctttccttctgtctctctctttccttctgtctctctctttccttctgtctctctctctctttccttctgtctctctctctctttccttctgtctctctctctctttccttctgtctctctctctccctcttcttctgtctctctctctccctcttcttctgtctctctctctccctcttcttctgtctctccctttccttctGTCTCAGGTTGACGGGAGGGGATCTGTCCATCCAGGTGAATCTGAATGACTACCTGGATATCTACTGCCCCCACTACCCTCACCCGTCTCCCCCCAGTGAGGAGGCCTACCCCCAGGCCCCACCAGACAGCCTGGCCCTGTACCTGGTGGCTGAGGGGGGGTTCAGGGGCTGTGTGGAGACCCAGGGGGCCATCAAGAGGTGGGAGTGTAACAGCCCCCATGCCCCCTTCGGCCCTGTCCGCTTCTCAGAGAAGATCCAGCGCTTCACCCCCTTCTCTCTGGGCTTCGAGTTCCTCCCCggacaccactactactacagctGTGAgtagatgggtgtgtgtgtgtgtataagtcaATCTGTGTGATAACTTGGGTTTCCTCTTTTCCCACTACTTCCTatttctgtcttcctctctcattTATCGCCAAAcactggaggagggaggggggagcaaGGGAGGCAGAGAAGGTAGAGGGCAGGGAGcgatgtctactgtttgctgatctggtgcttctgtcaccaaccaaggagggcctacagcagcacctagatattctgcacagattctgccagacctgggccctgacagtaaatctcagtaagacaaaaataatggggGGTTTTTTTTctaaaaaggtccagttgccaggaccacaaaaacaaattccatctagacacaattgccctagagcacacaaaaaacgatacatacctcggcctaaacatcagcgccacaggtaacttccacaaagctgtgaacgatctgcgAGACAAGCCAACAAGGGCCTTCTATGTTATCAAAAGGAACATCCAATTCAACATACTAATTAGGacctggctaaaaatacttgaatcagttatagaacccattgccctttatggttgtgaagtctggggtccgctcaccaaccaagaattcacaaaatgggacaaacaccaaattaagactctgcatgcagaattctgcaaaactaTTGtccgtaaaacaccaaataatgcatacagagcagaattaggccaatacccgctaattatcaaaatccaggaaagagccgttaaattatacaaccacctaaaaggaagcgattcccaaacgtTCCATAACAAAgcaatcacctacagagagatgaacctggagaagagtcccctaagcaagctggtcctagggctctgttcacaaacacacctcacagagccccaggacagcaacacaattcgacccaagcaaatcatgagaaaacaaaaatataattagttGACACATTGGAGAGGAGGAGGTTTGTGGCCGTAAAATGAGTTTTACTGTTTTTACAACTTCTGGTCACTGTCCAACcaaaagagggggaggggggggggcgggAAACAAGAAAAACAGAGGGGAAAAGAAAGGCTTTTAAAGCAGCCGGAGGAAGAGAAGCGTGGAATGAAAGAGGGGAGAGTCTGACAGtacaggaagggaggaggagagagaggggggatgagtgGAATCCACAGGGAGGTAGAAAGGGGGAGCAACAACAGCGAGGGAAAAGGGCGAGGAAAATAATGGATGAGAGACGGAGGGAAAGAATCTTTACATAAATTACTATTGCGGTCTGCTGGACAATGGAGCATTGTCAGGGcatgagagacagacacacacacacacagcactgggCCATTGTGGCTGCGCAGGGCTGGAGAACACAACAATAGCCTCCTCGTGTGTGTATTGTCCACATCAAAGATAACGCTTGAAGTTTGTCCAAACGTCTGGCTGGGTGAAAGGGCCAGGCCATAGGGACAGTATAATGGTTTTAGACTGGGGACACGGCAATAGTATTAGAGCCGCTAATAGTATTAGCTGTTTCAGTCTGTCTCTTATCGTGATCCACACTGACAGCTCACATAGCATCCGCGTCAATCAGCCCAGTGATCTATAGTCACTAGATGGCATTGCTAGAAGGAACAGCATTCTCAGAACTGACGAGCAAGTAGACAAGCTTTTGTTCGGTTACGTTGAGGGTTAAGATTAGAGGTGGCTGTTTGAACTTGAAAGTATAAGTTAGCATCCTCcttaatataatatatgccatttagaagACTCTTATCTGAAGTGACGTAGTcatgtgtacatacattttacatcgGGCTGGTCCCGGGAATCAAGCCCACTGTCCTGCAAGCGTCATGCAACTGAGCTCCAGACGACCAGATAGTGACCGTGTTTCTGTCGCTTAACTCTGACACAATCCATTGTGTCAGTCCCATTTGACCCCTGTAGTGGTTGCTGTCTGCTGGAGTTTCCAAATGGAAAACCTTTTCTGTGGTTTCTTTCATACTAACTGAATGCCGTCCAGCTGAGTTCTGCTGGTTGGTGAAGGGTGATGTCATATGGTGACACATTCTAGATTATTGTCAAATGCATGAAGGGTTGAAAATCTCCAACTCCCAACACCTCACACATACCTTTACTGTGACAaggcaatctctctctctctctgtctctgtctctctcgctgtctcggtctctctctctctctctctctctctctctctctctctctctctctctctctctctctctctccagcattGCCTACAGGGGAAAGCTCCCCGCTGCCCTGCATGAAGCTGCGAGTCACAGTGTGCTGTGAGCCCAGTGAGTAAACTCCTCCTTTtcatctctcactcactcactcactcataggCTCTTCTGTATGAAACCAGTATGTAGAGCTCTCTAACGTCTCCCTCCATCTGTTTCCATATTTCCTTCTCTCGGTCTACCAGAGGTAGCTGGGGACGTTCCTGCTCTTCAGCTCACGTTTGATGTTCTCCTCCacctcatcttcctcttcctctagcTCAAATCAAAATGTTTGTGATGGAGGGCATCCTTTTCTTTCATCAttctccttctccctttctcGCTCCACCAATCTTCTCTCTCTGCCTAGTCAGTTTACCCCTACCGGGGGTACATGGCTACCTCAGTACATGGCTACCTCAGTTACCTCGtacacctgcacattgactcagtactggtactccctgtactgtatatagacatgttattttaCTCTTTATTTTTATTCGTTATTCACTTTGTTTTTTATTCCTCGTGAATCATTATTATTTTTATCTTATTTTTAACTCCACATTATTGGAAAAGGcgctgtaagtaagcatttcattgttagtCCAATAACATTTCATTTGGTTCACTGTATA from Salvelinus namaycush isolate Seneca unplaced genomic scaffold, SaNama_1.0 Scaffold888, whole genome shotgun sequence encodes the following:
- the si:dkey-246i14.3 gene encoding ephrin-A4 encodes the protein MACGWSPGAVTVWRTAVFLLNIACTASAKRHVVYWNSTNTRLTGGDLSIQVNLNDYLDIYCPHYPHPSPPSEEAYPQAPPDSLALYLVAEGGFRGCVETQGAIKRWECNSPHAPFGPVRFSEKIQRFTPFSLGFEFLPGHHYYYSSLPTGESSPLPCMKLRVTVCCEP